A stretch of Oryza brachyantha chromosome 4, ObraRS2, whole genome shotgun sequence DNA encodes these proteins:
- the LOC102699681 gene encoding uncharacterized protein LOC102699681, with product MQRVEGEEGKVRVVGSDTTTSRACRKFTSASIKTRHANGDIETADSVIIMTVGPPDISKMHQNGFPHEVSKYFMLGFPVEWEKYINASMSEMNDQPQSPLKSTEYYIEKFLQGNLKYSMGLFAWDYLNTSERSTSDTDRFPSQRHSNSSNRRHNFEDYAFVQYQESSAGPSVDTAKNARNQVEQDADIQQENMHRYSSEQQIVTHSNESALINNCTNEVSSGLEDWETPKCGKASTCQGTKDALDITTEGMNPQLGVNQGSEDNTVRRLRNGKVFGMSSSASLKKVVCKRGRMQVKTFLEKIIPIEDVTHPADLISREKVGSVAVSMSAKLQIHDSPRKGPGRPSKRGKRKRS from the exons ATGCAGAGGGTGGAAGGGGAGGAAGGCAAGGTCCGCGTCGTCGGCTCCGACACCACGAC GAGTCGAGCTTGTCGAAAATTCACTTCTGCTTCCATTAAAACACGGCATGCTAATGGTGATATTGAGACTGCAGATAGTGTCATTATAATGACGGTAGGCCCACCGGACATTTCTAAAATGCATCAGAATGGATTTCCTCATGAG GTGTCAAAATACTTTATGCTCGGTTTTCCTGTTGAATGGGAGAAATATATTAATGCAAGCATGTCCGAGATGAACGATCAGCCACAGTCTCCACTAAAATCGACTGAATATTATATAGAGAAGTTTTTGCAGGGAAACTTAAAGTATTCAATGGGACTTTTTGCATGGGATTATCTCAACACATCTGAGAGGTCTACAAGTGATACAGACAGATTTCCTAGCCAAAGGCATTCTAATTCTTCCAATAGAAGACATAACTTTGAGGACTATGCCTTTGTGCAGTATCAGGAATCAAGTGCAGGACCTTCTGTAGATACAGCAAAGAATGCTAGGAATCAGGTAGAGCAAGATGCAGATATTCAACAGGAAAATATGCACAGGTATTCAAGTGAGCAGCAAATTGTTACTCATTCAAATGAGTCtgctttaattaataattgtacAAATGAAGTATCCTCTGGCTTAGAAGATTGGGAAACACCAAAATGTGGAAAAGCATCAACATGTCAAGGGACTAAAGATGCATTAGATATTACAACTGAAGGGATGAATCCACAGCTTGGAGTTAATCAAGGCTCAGAAGACAATACAGTCAGGCGATTACGGAATGGTAAAGTGTTTGGAATGTCAAGTAGTGCTTCCTTAAAGAAGGTGGTCTGTAAGAGGGGTCGGATGCAAGTCAAAACATTCTTAGAGAAGATTATACCAATTGAAGATGTCACACATCCCGCAGATCTGATTTCTCGTGAGAAG GTTGGCTCAGTTGCTGTGTCCATGTCCGCTAAACTGCAAATACATGATTCTCCCCGTAAAG GACCAGGACGACCGTCGAAGCGTGGAAAGAGGAAGAGGTCTTGA